The genomic window gagagggaatctcattgaaacatataagattgttaaggacttggacacgctagaggcaggaaacatgttcctgatgttgggggagtccagaaccaggggccacagtttaagaataaggagtaagccatttagaacggagacgagaaaacattttttctcacagagaattgtgagtctgtggaattctctgcctcagggcggtggaggcaggttctcttaatgctttcaagagagagatagatagggctcttaaaaatagcggagtcaggggatatggggagaaggcaggaacagggtacttattggggatggtcagccatgatcacattgaatggcagtgctggctcgaagggccgaatgacctattcctgcacctattgtctattatcagggTGAGAAGGGGTGCAATTGGCAGGGAAGGACCCCTCTATCATTCCCTTGACAAAATGCTTGGAGCATGGCCTTATCGTAGCTAACAAGGTTTAGTCAGTGGGACCAGCACAATATGTCACAGCAATGCTAGTCTGACCAcagaccaccagggaactgcgGTACTTGGGGATGGCAGgtgaggcagtctgaagaagggtaccgacccaaaacgacgtcacccatcctttttccccagagatgctgccagatccactgagttactccagcactttgtgtctatcttcgagtgaATGTTGTTGTTGGATATCACTAGGGTCTTtccgctggagtaattcagcaagtcaggcagcatctctggattggtgatgtttcagggcaggacccttcttcagactttgcatTTCCTTGCATggttctgtagaagggtcctgacctgaaatgtatctatccatgttctccaaagatgctgcctgacctgctgagttactccagcactttgtgccttttttttgtaaaccagcatcttgtgaCTGGGGtctttctgctgctggacatggaaGGGCTGAATCTGGTGGGGACACCCCAcagacaagggaagggatatcgtTAAAACAGTGATTTGTGTACAGAACTGTGTGCATATTGCTGGAGTATGATACTAGCAATAATGTGGCATAGAGAAGATAGACACTCTcctaggatggaaaaatcaaatgctaaTGGGCattatctttaaggtgagaggggcaaaatttaaaggagatgtgtgggtgaGTTTTTACGCAAAAAAAAAGTGATAGGCATATGCAGGGTTATGTGCTGgtggataagtgatggtcttgaacagtagacaataggtgcaggagtaggccagtcgagccagccattcactgtgatcattcgcaatcagcaccccgtccctgccttctccccatatcccctgactccgctatctttaagagctctatttagctCGCCCTCTTTCTAAACAAACACTCAAACTTTTTTTAGCTTCAAAAATAAGCTTTATtggtaataaaaaaatatttacaaaCTGCAAAAACGTTCATACAAGTCTGCATTCATGGAGCAGCATTATGTTCAGCAGagatgtgggccgatgggcccgttcTGGTGATGTTCCATGAATGCACAGACTATGAAGGTTTTTGCACAATTTGAATgtgtaaatatatttttaattaccaATAAAGCTTatttttgaagtttaaaaaaaaagttgtgagTGTTTGTTTAGAAAGAGGGCGAGTCTGTGCCCTGCGGCGGGACGGAGAGCCGGGCAGGGCTCGTTTGACCGGGGCCGCTGCCGCATTAGTGGCCACTCTTTATGGCCAAAGTAAGGGCAATGTCAACCCTTCTCCACATTCCCTGCAGTCATGCCCAGACCTCTGTCTCGCCATGCTGTCCTAACGAATCCTTTCCCAGCTCACAACCTCTTAATAACAATAGAAACACGGCTTGAAGTGTCTATTACTAAAAAAAGATTCAAGTTTTCAAGGGGTTTATTGTCACGCCAGTTCCATGCATGGCACAACCCTGTATGACAATCTTGTGCTGGAGGATTCCGTGCAGTAAATTTAACATCGAGTGGGACTGTGATCCGCTACTGGGGAGAGGATAGGAAGGGATAGGTGGCGGAGGAAAGGAGGGTTAAGAGGAGGGAGTAAAGGGTGAGacgagggatgggaggaggataGGAAGGGGATGGGGGATTGATAGAGGACagtagggggtgagggggagatgtTGGGAAAGGGCtggaggggatgagggagagatgggagTGGGTGACGGGAAGGGTTAGGAAAGAAAAGTATGGGGGAGTGGAATGAAAGAAAAGGATGGGAGAGAATGGGAATGGAGGTATGAAGAGGAACGGGGGAAGAGAGGACGGGAGGGGagcgggggaagggagaggggagaggaggggcgcAGGGCTGCGCTCACTCTGGGCTCAGGACCACCCAGGCAGCGGGAAGAGCCGCCTCCCCAGCCGGCGCCATTGCAAGGAGCGGGGCGGCGCGGCCGGCGGGGACGGGGACGGAGCGGAGCCCAGGGAGAGCGGGCACCGGGCACGGCGGCGGGAGGGAGGCATGCGGAGCGGGCAATGTGCCGGCAGCCGGGAGGTGAGGTGAGGCGGGGCGGCCACGGGacgcggggggagagggagggaaagtttGAGCTGTGCGGACAAAGGAAACTGCAACCGCGGCTCAGACAGCGGTGCCCACCCCCtctcattcctcccccaccccctctcattcccccccacccccctctctcccttccccactttctctctctctctctctcctccctcaatCTCTTCCACCATTCTTTCTTATCCatgctctctttctctctctctctcccctcctttctcccattctctccccaccGCGTAGCGCCCTGCCCTCCCTCGCTCTCACTCCTGtaccctgcctcccccccccccccctctccctaccccccccccctctatctctcccagcACTCACTTGCCCcctatctcactctctcccctccaccttactccctccaccccactctctcacccccactctccctgCTCTCTTTCTCTTACCCGTTccctctctccatatcccccctcctctctccactttCCCCTATccttcccctccatctctccaatCCCCCTCTTCTATCCCCCTTCACTCCTCGCCCTGCCTCAACGTCTCGGGTGCTGGGTGACTGGCAGAGAcccctgggtgggggtggggactccAGGAGGGGCGATGGGTGCCTTGGCCGGTCTGATACAGAGGCAGGTTTCCAAGGGGGAACAAAATCCAATTCCATCGCTCCCACTGATGGCCTTTCGCGATTATTGGCGAAGAAAGACAAACTTTAATGGAGTCACggccacacagcgtggaaacatgcccttcggcccaactcatccatgccgaccgaaTTCCCATCCAAGATTCCAAACTAATCCCGTTTAccaccatttggcccatatccctctaaacctatcatatccatgtacctgccgaaatgtcttttaaatgttgtgacagtacctgcctcaattaccttctctggcagctcattccatgcacccaccaccctctctgtgaaaagttgcccctcaggttcctattaagtattTCCCCTGTTACCTTAAAGCGgtgcctctggtttttgattcccctattctgggtaaaaagactgtacattcaccttatctattccccgcaTGACTTTTTATACACTtcttatcacccctcatccccctgcattcctagcctgcccaacctctccctttagctcacaccCCCGAGTCCTGGCAATGCCAAGcaactctgcactctttccagcttaatgctgAGGAGGCGAGTAGTCTGGCTTATTTTGGGGCGGGGGGGATGAGGTCCACAACCCTATTCGAGTCGGCTGGCGGCGGGCGGCTCCACCCTGCAGTGCCATGCGATAAAAGTGCATCAAATGCAACTCTGGGAACAAAAGAAcacatttcattgttccattccgctacatgtgacaattaaacaatctCGACTGGCTGAAATGCAACTTTGGAAACAAACAGCTGAACAAATCATGCTATTCTGCTTACAATTTAAAAGCAAAAAAAGGTATATTCTTTATTCCCCACTTTCTTGTCATTCCCCTTTTGTTAACCAACCTGTCCTGACCTGTGCACGCCCCCTAGTGGCCAGTGGCTTGTTTTtttacatgtaggaaggaactgcagatgctggtttaaaccgaagatagacaaaaaagctggagtaactcagcgggacaggcagcatctttagagagaaggaatgggtgacgtttccggacgagacccttgatttttaaaatgtccCACGCAGCTCATCaacttaaaaaaattaaacttgtAATTGTAATAAAACATGCACACTATGTAAAAATAACAGTACAAAACTCTTAATACgaaagtggtgtttaagagggttttagatagagcggcacggtggcgcagtggtagagttgctgcctcacagcgcccgagacccgggtttgattctgactaagggtgctgtccatttggagtttgtacattttccctgtgacagcgtggggtttgctcggttgctccagtttccactcacatctcagagacgtacaggtttgttggttcaagttgctgcctggcctgctgagttactccaacactttgtatctatcatcggtatagaccagcatctgaagttccttttgacactgtttgttggttaattggcttctgtaaaattgtccctagtgtgtaggatggaactagtgtacgagtgattgttggatggagttggtgggccgaaaggcctgtttccacactgtagctcgAAGCTGATAGgttaaaaaaagacgcaaagtgctggagaaactcagcgggtcaggtagcatctctggagaccattgaaggtgatattttgggtcgggaagcTCCTTCAggatgattgtagtagggggaagaaagctggaagacaaGTGGGGGTGGGCCAAAGTCTGGCAAGAGATACAAgtgacacaaggatctgcagttgctggtttaccgagtgataggtggttacaggTAAGGGAGGGTTTGATTGGCTGACGGATgtataaaggccagagatgaaagtaCAAAAGGCTGCCAGATAATGCAAGAACAGGAATGAAGTGTAAAGTCAGTGGAAGGAACATCGATGGAAGAGGAAAGGGgggtgggaaagtgggagaaatgggggCACATCCAATTGGGGGACAGGGaagagagtgggaataaaggagaGGGAGTGGTTGTTGGGTAGttatttaaaattagagaattagataggtacatgggtatgcagagaaaggagagatatggattatgtacaggcagttaTGTGATATTCTTCGCGacatgttcagcatgggcattgtgggccaaagggcccattcctgtgctactGTTTTAtgcttagtttttttagtttagagatagagtgtggaaacaggcccttctgcccatcgagtctgaccagcgatcgcccctgcaccagttctatgttatctcaattttgcatcctacacacttggtagcaatttacaaaagccagttaacctacaaacctgcacgtcttcagtgtgtgggaggaaacaggagcacacaGACAAATCCtgtgtagtcacagggagaaggtacaaactccgtacagagagcacccatagtcaggatcgaacctgggtctctggtgctgtgaggcagccactctagtgctgcgccactgtgttctaTGACTATTGGAGAAAGCTGGTGTGTCAATCAAGGTAGGGAAATTATATATCTGGCCCATTATTCAACAAAAGATTTAGACAGAGTGGTGTCGATGTACACGTGTCTTTACAACCTCATGGAATTAATAATTCTATCTGTCTGGTTCAGGACTGCAACATGCGATTACATATGTGTTCCACGCCCTCACAATGAAGTGTAACGCCAGTGTCAATGGAGGTGGGAACAGCACGACCCACGTGGACAGTGGAGTCAATATTGTCGCGTCCGTCGCCATCATTGTGATCACATCGTTGGTCTTCCTGGGGAACCTGGTGATCGTCGTAACTCTCTACAAGAAGTCTTATCTGCTGACTCCGAGCAACAAGTTTGTCTTCAGTTTGACGCTCTCCAACCTTCTGCTCTCCGTCCTGGTGCTGCCTTTCGTTGTGGCGAGCTCGATCAAGCAAGAATGGGTCTTTggggtggtgtggtgcagcttcaccgctctcctctgcctgctcatCAGCTCCGCCAGTATGATGACGCTCGGTGTCATCGCAATAGACCGGTAAGGCTTagatttgtttactttagtttaggacacaatatggaaacagacccttcggcctgccgaccagcgatcacctgttcacactagtttagttttggtttagctatatacaacacagaaacaggccctatggcccaccgagtctacaccgaccagcgatcaccccatacactaacactatcctacacactagggccaatttataatttttaccggccaattaacctacaaatctacacgtctttggaatgtgggaggaaactggagcacccggagaaaacccaggcagttacagggagacagacaaacagaacacagatagcacctgaagtctggatcaaagccaggtctctggcgctgtaaggcaacaactctactgctgtaccactgtgccatctttttggtagaaacaaagaactgcagatgatggtttcctggggagggggggggagtgctatGGTAAAACGGTATGAGGAACTTTCATGGATAGGCTGAATATTTTATATTTAACATTAAGTACAGAGCACACTTTAATATTTCACTTGCATTGCACCAAACTAATTAGTGGTTATAATATTTTAACGAagatttcctgctgatatggaaaATACGTTTTGGCCTGATGAACGTTACCCATCCCCTTTCAccagagaaggtagacaaaaatgctggagaaactcagcgggtgcagcagcatctatggagcgaaggaaataggcaaggtttcgagccaaaacccttcttcagaccctttctccagagatgctgcctgacccactcagttactccagttactccagcactttgtgtctatcttctgaaaagAGATCTGGATTATTAGTTCATAATTGAATCATGATggtgtggactgtgaggaaggctgtcaaagtatgcaGCGGGTAAAGATCAACTAAAgaaatgggcagaggaatggcagatggagtttaatccgagcaagtgtatgttgttgcactttgggaggtatgATGTAAGGGAAACTATACAGTTCATAGCAAGACCCGTAACAGcaatgatgtacagagagatcttggggtccaagtccattgcTCACTGGAAGCAGCAACACgggtagagtggtaaagaaggcacattgtacatcagactgattcctgggatggcaggactttcatatgaagaaaggctggatagactcagcttgtacacgctagaatttagaagattgaggggggaccttatagaaacgtacaaaattctagatgcaggaagattaatcccgatgttggggagtccagaactaggggtcacagtttaaggataagagggaagtcttttaggaccgagatgagaaatcattttttacacagagagtggtgaatctgtggaattctctgccacagaaggtagttgtggccagttcattggctatatttaagagggagttagatgtggcccttgtggctaaagggaccagggggtatggagagaaggcaggaatgggatactgagttggatgatcagccatgatcatatcgaatggtggtgcagactcgaagggccgaatggcctactcctgcacctattttctatgtttctatgtatgggttAAAGAAGGTTTACTCGAATGCTGCCAGGATTGGAAGGTATTAGCTGTAAGGAaaaattggacaaacttggattgtttactctgggaaatcagaggctgaggagagaccaggtagaagttttttttaattatgagaggcatggatagagtaaacagtcagaacctttttcccacgttggaaatgccaaagacttcCAAAGTATAAAGGCGACGTGCGAGGaaagttttttgtttttgtttttttttgcagggatggtggtgtgtgcctggaacgtgctgcaaggggtggtggtggaggcagatatgatagtggcatttaagagacttttagataggcacgtggatatgcagggaatgggggatatggatcacaagcgggcagaggagattagtttaacttggcatcatggttggcacagacattgtggccaaagggcctgttcttgcactGGACTGTTCTGCGTTCTATGTCAGCATATCACAGGAATTGAGTTGCCTTTGAATCAAAGATGTAGTGGTGGAGgcggatacgatagtggcgtttaagcagcttttagatgggcacatggatatgcgagGAATGGTATTAacatggtatcatgttcagcatggacgttgtgggccgaagggcctttaccCGTGCTACACTGTCCTATGCTCCACGTGAGGAGGACTGATCAGAGGATGCAGTGGCAGGTAGGATGTGGACAGGACATGCAGCTGGATCGCCTGAGGGGAATTTGAGGAGTTATTCCATGAATAATAACTTGAACCTTGGACggtatagtggtgcagctggtagagctgctgcctcacattgccagagacctgggcttgatccagacctcaggtggtgcgtgcgtgcgtgcgtgtgtgtgtgtgtggagtttgcacattctccctgcgaccgtgtcagtttcctcccatatcgtaatgaagtgccggtttgtaggttaattagccctctgcataattgcccctggtgtgcagtttAACTGCATAAACAGCAACTGTTAATGCAGACGACAATTATGGTGATATTGAGAGTTGGGCTGTTGCACGAGGCTAAGATGTTTCTGATTTCCGCAGGTACTACGCTGTTGTTTACCCGATGGTATATCCTATGAAAATAACTGGAAACCGGGCAGTGCTAGTGATTACCTACATTTGGCTGCACTCTCTCATCGGCTGCCTTCCTCCTCTCTTTGGCTGGTCGGCCTTCGAGTTTGACCAGTTCAAGTGGATCTGCACGGCTGCCTGGCACAAAGGAGTGAGCTACACTGTCTTTTGGCAGATATGGTGCGGACTGCTGCCGTTCCTGGCCATGGTCACTTGCTACGGGTTTATATTTCGCGTGGCCCGGCTGAAAGCACGGAAGGTTCACTGCGGAACTATCGTCGTGGTGCAAGAGGGAACGGACAAGGACAGAAGAAAAAATTCAAACTCCTCTACCTCGTCGTCGGGAAGCAGAAAGAACGGCAGCAATAAtattgtctactctgccaatcagtGCAAAGCCCTGACgactattgtgattgtgattggagCC from Leucoraja erinacea ecotype New England chromosome 13, Leri_hhj_1, whole genome shotgun sequence includes these protein-coding regions:
- the gpr161a gene encoding G-protein coupled receptor 161 isoform X1, yielding MCRQPGGLQHAITYVFHALTMKCNASVNGGGNSTTHVDSGVNIVASVAIIVITSLVFLGNLVIVVTLYKKSYLLTPSNKFVFSLTLSNLLLSVLVLPFVVASSIKQEWVFGVVWCSFTALLCLLISSASMMTLGVIAIDRYYAVVYPMVYPMKITGNRAVLVITYIWLHSLIGCLPPLFGWSAFEFDQFKWICTAAWHKGVSYTVFWQIWCGLLPFLAMVTCYGFIFRVARLKARKVHCGTIVVVQEGTDKDRRKNSNSSTSSSGSRKNGSNNIVYSANQCKALTTIVIVIGAFVVTWAPYMIIISTEALYGIGSVTPGLETLVTWLSFTSAICHPLIYGLWNKTVRKELLGMCFGDRYYRDSFVQRQRTSRLFSISSRITDLGLSPHLTALMAGGQSLGHSSSTGDTGFSFSQDSGTDVMLLEDFNSDGSHYSYHNNYPNPRRRSSATIGELPEPQEEVDHSSVLQIKADVHKTLDNFAASLAKAIETDAKISLFGESGLTGDLFSVIKTVPGGVSKGNKITADQRLRLASIDEGIVNDGTEEENTAED
- the gpr161a gene encoding G-protein coupled receptor 161 isoform X2, translating into MKCNASVNGGGNSTTHVDSGVNIVASVAIIVITSLVFLGNLVIVVTLYKKSYLLTPSNKFVFSLTLSNLLLSVLVLPFVVASSIKQEWVFGVVWCSFTALLCLLISSASMMTLGVIAIDRYYAVVYPMVYPMKITGNRAVLVITYIWLHSLIGCLPPLFGWSAFEFDQFKWICTAAWHKGVSYTVFWQIWCGLLPFLAMVTCYGFIFRVARLKARKVHCGTIVVVQEGTDKDRRKNSNSSTSSSGSRKNGSNNIVYSANQCKALTTIVIVIGAFVVTWAPYMIIISTEALYGIGSVTPGLETLVTWLSFTSAICHPLIYGLWNKTVRKELLGMCFGDRYYRDSFVQRQRTSRLFSISSRITDLGLSPHLTALMAGGQSLGHSSSTGDTGFSFSQDSGTDVMLLEDFNSDGSHYSYHNNYPNPRRRSSATIGELPEPQEEVDHSSVLQIKADVHKTLDNFAASLAKAIETDAKISLFGESGLTGDLFSVIKTVPGGVSKGNKITADQRLRLASIDEGIVNDGTEEENTAED